The Panicum virgatum strain AP13 unplaced genomic scaffold, P.virgatum_v5 scaffold_2674, whole genome shotgun sequence genomic interval aatatagtcaactaatagttggtatattgggagtacctcaagtaagccactgcttgagggcagcgttcggctcgcatcaccgacgggaaggttagactccctcagctgactgaggatccttaccttcttaccttagcgtagatgcgtcgttacagaaattaagggttgcttgtgagtatggtttgacaataATGTAAAGTGCTAGAAGTCAGAtataataaaccatacatagataGCCACCAAGTAactcccgtaaattccctaggactttatgTTTTATGCATAACccttaacgaaaccaacgtagtttttagaaataccttgttggtcaaattttatacggaaattgATTTTTAAGGTTCTAACACCTATGGTGTacacttgtagctctgataccagctgtggcagaaccacttgaattatcccggctcaagtgcgctggccatcaccataagggcaacaccgacacaaacgcacttcaaacggaacaattcttggtctgtcgggtaacgtcccgatacaaccaccggttctcggatcgaacaagcataccctgcacgaaggcgagtccagagatattaaaaccatacatattttacaacacaagcatagtagttattacccaagttcaaagtaatattataggtccaaacttagtaaaacaattatacaagccataagtttaacgttcagagtttaagcaggggaaagaaaacacgatggATACAACACGtagcaaaagtataccaagctagcccaagcaaggtatcactcatcggggtcattgccgcccgaagacggatcccattctacggaccagccagtaggcaaagagcagggccaagacagactagcgatctggtcctcaaaactcatacctaaaAAAAGTTTCAATAGCAAGGATGaatattctaatactcagcaagacttaaccgtcaacggatatacttagtccacctagctagagtatgcagggttttgtaggctctgatatttcttttgctgaaaagcaataaagagtaggtccttactttcaagttttagcttccaagattctagttgattaaccattctatgtaagcaactactcctattcaactatggtagaactttaagcaaacatcaagattgatcataataatgttactcttattactctgtgtggcaaagggatcaagcagtcccaaaccgtgagaagcggatgattcgaatcgaatttgttaacctggccaggcagacctaacacacacgtttggtacaccgtcgggtcgttcccaaacaaccgttacctttcattccgacctgtggatagggtcactctccccgactacagggcaccatcttcctccctgtagccgtggtgttgcgcaacataaacataaataaaaacctatctctaagagagagtgaaaggtatatccactcaccggtccgatcggcttctaggcttaccgcgtactaTATTTACGGcgtgtggctagtacgttcaaatacTTAACCACCGCAACCACACACCGCAACCTTAGcaagtttatcaacacagacggggtctcacacaaggtcatgatatcgaacacgacctcgtccgtcgtccttatattgataaaagAAAGTAAAccagcaattcctatagagctcgcgagtgacaggcaatcactcgacttttaccggtcctataagcttagcaattattcgaactcaggtctagtgttcagtacataggttcctaggatcatgcatctagggtttcaattcaaatcctaagaattgtaaatgcacaagtaagtaataacgataaattgtaataatttgaaatactgggttatgtccggggcttgccttcgcgataGTCGCTAACtagattagccttgggctcttccggactttggtccggggcttcggtCAGTATAGTGgtgttcacctgggcttctggatcaccttcttcggactcTGGGATTAACTCGcacgtcccgtccgctagagcagtcgtatctatatgtgatgcaagaacagtattacacaaacacacttcacgataaagttgtagtccaacatttaGCAAACAAACATTCATATGGGCAAGCGTTTATAGGGTAGTTATTTAACAacgattactacacaaaacaacaagatCAACTTCACAAAACAGTTTGATTAAACTTACAAAGTAAGTGTTAGTTAGTTTATATACCATACaaatcatggtttgcaaagAATTGAGTAACTCAGTATAAATATAGTATCTAACTTCAgtaaaattacttcaaatagTAAATACAGAGAGCAATCTACCCTACAAAATTCATTCCATTTCATGCCACCAATTAATCAGAATAAAATAGTTACTCAGACTACACCTAGAGCAAGATCAAATTCTATAGAACAAACTACAGCACTTAtgaagttcaaaatttttcagaacagGATTCACATGATTATGAACACCTCATAAATGTTTCAGAATTTATATAGGCataaaactgaagtaataattttgacaaaattaaaccacatgtGATAAAACTAATTAGCACAAGAATTATATAGTGTTTCtagatcctaaattttacagaactaaacatatgaccaaaatagagtcACACAAAAATTATCAGAATTTTATAAGtaaggaaactatttaccataattaaagcctacttaattagcattaaataaaagaaatagACAAACAGATCGAAAACTGCTAAAACGTCGGCAACAACAAGGTTTTAGTAACATgtaagcatggaaaaagtttcacagtcAGAAatctaatatttctaccagcacaaatatattagcataactagtagatcaaggaatcttgaaactttgacctagttgaTGATGTCAAAAAGGCTTCAAAATTTTTCCAAGTACTAGTAACACTGTAAGGCACAATCAAGCCAAAAATCACAGAcagttactgagtagaactcctagaacaattaaagcctatttattctattctttttcttggattaaaaagaaaaccaaaaatgaagatgtgtatgtaacaaaacttataAATCTtctaacaaggattccaaaacatttggatttgtatttttctgttttttctatgaatttctaggcattttcaaagttcacagcaaaATTTAGAAAAACCTAACTAGACCTTACAAACtagtccctggtttcttgcGCTGAGACCCCTGGGAttctaaaacaaattacaaTGAGGCCCTTGGACGGAGGTAGGAGAAAGGgcgggtggggccggccggtttCCGGCGGTttctctcgccggcggcgaggggaatgGGGTGGAGGAGCAAGAGAGGACCGAGCTCTACCTGATGGTGGTCTTCTTGGGGCTCGGGGTGGCCGGATTGGGGGTTCCCCGCGGAGCAGTtgctccggcggcgacggccagcggcggaggcggcgttcCGGTGAGGTAGAAGCGGCGTGGAGTGGTCGGGGAGCTTCACCGCGACAAGAGGGAGCTATTGGTGGGGTCGATTTAGGGCGGGAAAAGGCGGAGGATGGGGCTTGACGGTGAGCTCAGAGGGaggcggcgaccatggcggcggcgttctggggtttCTAGGCAGGGAATTGGCGAGAGAGTGAGTGGAACAGTATGAGAGGGTTCCCCTAGTGCTGAGGCATGCGCTAGGAAGGGAACTGGGGCTCTGTCCTGAGCTCtctacggcgacggcgaggtggcggccgcgcggatggccggggtggcgtggcgaagaCGGGGAAGCTCTAGCGCGAGGGGAAaagggcggcgaggagctcgggCGCGACGTGTGGGTGCCACagagagcaggaggtggcctgtggCCCTccacggtggcgggcggcgcccctcagcgccggcggcagagcaagcagaggagcagggaggtggaagatgaaggctgGACTGGTTTGTAATTTCTGCAAAGCTTAGGGGCTCTATTGTAAAACAAAACtatctcctaaactagggctcaaatgaaaaagtgcccaacatgaaagttgttcaatttttcaagatatacaactttgatgttgtgcaaaaattgatttgaccaaaggttaaagagttattttgaaaacataggaaggattctgaatttaatggacttttgtcttttccaatgcaaattcagtttaatttcaaactaaaaagcaaaattttctgccaagcaatgattacactaaattttacaaataaaccctccacaaaagcaatatttgctctccctattcaaattaagttatagaaaggaccttgcattaaatcatatttacacaactacccttagatttttacaataagatcctttttcaagcaaaataagcacatgatgcataaaataaatgcaattctactgtgcagacacctagggtgtcacacccgGGTCCATTGGTGGCTGGGACTAATGTGGAGGACCAAATACCCTTTCCGTAGTAGTGGTTTGTGGTTTCTTATATCATGTTTTCATTATAGGACTTCTGTGGTAGCGCATAGTGAACTttgcataaaaattaaaatgaaaggaaacaatttccattttATTGCAAAGAGTCTTGAATCACAGTGCTTAATAGTTAGACAATCAACTATACAAAAGGTGGAAGatgcctcacagaataaacatGTTGTCAATACCAATTCACTATCTCTCTCCCATTATGCCAAGGACTTGAACATGACGCCGCAGCAAAGAATTGAGATTAGAAAGCCTGAATTACTAGGGTGCAATGAAGAGaccaacactactacaaaattctatTTACCGAGGCGCTTGAAAAAAGACTCGGAGGCGGGCGGTCTGGCGGCTCGCCTAGGTTAACCCGTGCCGGGCTGCCGGCCgtacaaccgcctcggttaaaacACCTCAGTTAATAacgattaactgaggcggttgaTTTAGGACAGACCGCCCAGACCGCCtagaccgcctcggttaaactattaaccgaggcggtctgTCCTAAAtcaaccgcctcagttaatggtgattaaccgaggcgtttCCTTTATGTTGCCCGTCTCGGTTAAGTTCATTATATATAGCAGCCcacccctcttcttcctccccatgGCTCCTCCTCCATTTTTGGGTGTTTTAACCTCaaaacaaccaaaattaacCATCTTAGAAGGGGGAGATTTTGCCTTTGGATTTGGTGAGGGAGGACACCACTAAAGGTTGATTTCTGACTCCTCCAACTCTCATCTCCTCTCTTTTACATGATTTTggtctagatctagatctaaatggaggagagagaaaaccGGATCCGGATCTAGATCTGCGTATTTGACACTATTTTCTCGTTTTGTGCAAGGTCTCATTCATGGACAAGGCTGAGTGGATGTACAAGATTCTCGTTGGGGCCCGAAGATGCAGAGATTTTTGAGAACCTTGCTAACCGTATGGACCAAGATGATGTCTTGTTTGGGAATCCGAAGTGGCTTGAGAATTTCAAGGAGATGAAGCAGGCGGCAATTGATCCGTTGTATAAGTACTGTCCGAAGCAATGGACGGCATTACGTTTTAACCTCCAATTGCTGATGTTGAAGTCTCGCCATGGGTGGTCCGACACTAGCTTTAATGACATGTTGCGTATGCTTGCTGACACATACCCAGAGGGTAACAAGGTGCCCGCCAATGCCTATCGAGCGAAGAAGATGATCCGGCCAGTGTCGATGAAGTTTAAAAAGTTCCATGCATGCACTAACTACTGTATCCTGTATCGGGGCAAGTATGAGAACTTGCAAAGCTGTCCGCACTACGGCGCGAGTCAGAACAAGAGGAATGCCGGTTGTTGCGCAGACGTGGATGATGAGGGACCCAAGAGttggcagaagaagaagaagacggccaAGCAGATCCCGGTTCttgaggatgaggaagaagagggctaCGTACAGAGGAAAAGTCCTGCCCTGTCAGTGTGGTACCTCCCTGCGATCGATCGCTTGCGTGCGCTATTCGGTAACCTAGAGGATGCCAAGCTGATGTCGTGGCATGCATCGGCAGAACGTATCAAGGGCGATAGCAAGCTACGACACCCCACCGATGGCAAGCAGTGGAAGAGTTTCAATGCCAAGTTCACGAAGGAGTTTGGTGACGAAGCGAGGAATGTCAGGATCGCACTAAGTACGGATGGGATGAATCCCTTCGGTGACCTCAGTAGTTCCCACAGCACTTGGCCGGTCATCCTGACTATCTACAACCTACCTCCCTATCTATGCCAGAAGCGTAGGTATATTTTACTAACCATACTTATTTCTGGTCCAAAGCAACCAGGCAATGATATAGATGTGTTCCTGGAGCCACTCATGGAGGACATGAAGATGCTATGGGAAGATGGGGTGAAAATGATGGATGCGTCCGTAAAGAAGGAGTTCACTCTAAAATCCATCATCTTTGTCACCATCACCGATTACCCTGGCCTTTTTGCACTGTCGGGGCAGGTCAAAGGGAAGTCAAGTTATGTAGTGTGCATTGATGGTACCTGCTACACTTATCTTACTAGATCGAAGAAATTGGTGTACATTAGGCATAGGCGATTCCTCAGCAAAAAGCATAGGTACCGGGATCCTTCGATGAATCAGTTCTTTGACAAAGATCCCGAGCCTCAAATTAATGAGCAGAGAAGACGAGTTATGGGAAAAATGTGTTTGAAATGGTGAATGGCATAAACATAGAGttcgggaaaaagaaaaaatctaaGGAAGATGGGACCACagcaaagaagaagaggaagcgggATCAGATGGAGGAGAAACAACCACCTGTCACCCCAGTACCTTTCAAGAAGCAGTCATGTTTCTTCAAGTACTTGTCGTACTGGAAGGAGCTAGATACGCCCCATGCCGTCGACTGCACGCACCTTTCGAAGAATGTCTTTGAAAGCACAGCCGGAATCCTTCTGGACATCAAGACTAAGATGAAGGATGGTCTAAAGTCACAGTAGGATCTTGTGAACCTGAACATTAGGCCTGAACTTCATCCGACATTGGCGGCGCAGAGCAGGAAAGTGGACCTCCCGGGCACGTGCTATAACCTCACAACTGATGAGAAGAGAGCCGTGTGCCTGTGGCTTAGGGCTGTGAAGGTGCCGACCGGTTTCTCTTCCAACATCAAGAGTCTAGTCTCTATGAAGGACCTCACATTAACCAGCTTCAACGCACATGACTGCCACATCATGCTCACGGTGTTCCTCCCAATTGTCATCAGGGCAATCGGTCCAGAGTACGTGAAGATGGTCATCACACGCCTCGGTTACTTCTTCAACTGGATCACACAAAAGGTCATTGATGAAGCTGAGCTGCCAGGCATGAAACAATTCATCGTAGAGACAATTTGCCAGCTCGAGATGTGCTTCCCGCTGTCTTTCTTCGATATTATGCCGCACCTGATGATGCACATGGTTGATCAGATATAGGACCTTGGGCCTCTATACCTGCACCAGATGTGGATGTACGAGAGGTTCATGTCGACATTGAATAGATATGTCTATAACCGTGCTTACCCAGAGGGCTCTATGATCGAGGCATACACAACAGAGGAGGCCATTAACTGCTGCACCAAATACATCCGGGATGGAAATGCAATTGGGTTGCCCATCCATCCGCACGAAGGCAGAACCTCAGGGATGGGGTGCACTGGGAGGAAAGTACGCACCGATGTAGAAGAAGAAATGGTGCAAGAAGCTCATCACAACGCCCTTAATCAGTTAGTTGTCAAGGATAAGTGGGTTGAGAAGCACCTGGAAGAGCTCCGTCGTGGTCGCGACGGACGCATAGAGGCATGGGTACAGAGACAGCACAAGATCAATTTCATGACATGGATCAAACAACAGGGCATACCTCGCAATCGTGATGCGGCGGAATTGTGGCTTGCGTACGGTCTGTCTTCCCAAATCACCTCGTGGCAAGGATACGACATCAATATATACAAGTTCCACACGAAAGAGAAGGATAAGAAGAGCATAGCACAAAACAGTGGGGTTCGATATGAGGGCATCGATGAGGCCACTAGGGACACCAAGGCATACTTTGTGTAGATTGAGCAGATATGGGAACTTGACTACGGCGGTGAACTATAGATACCCATCTTCCAATGCCAAGGGGTAAAGCCGAATGCGGTTGTCGTGGACGAGTAAGGGCTAACCACCGTGGAGCATGGAAGTGTCGGGTACAAAGATGATCAGTGGGTACTAGCAAACCGCGTCGCTCAGGAAGCCTACTACCCGAAGCCCAGAGATTCCAAAAAACATGTGGTTGTATCAGGAAAGCAGAGGATCGTGAGAGCTAATGGAGTGCAGAGCCCCGAGAAACACGACTACACGGAGTTCTCACTCTTTACTGATCATCCACGCAAGATCAAGCAAGTCGAGTACCGTGTCAACAAGACCAAGATCAAGCCTTGGTGCCGCTCAGACGGTGAGAAGAAGACAGTGGTTGCGTCGACGCCAAAATGATATGCATTGTACACAACATTTTGTAACttattattgcaatggaatCCAAATGTATGCCTTTACATTTGTTGGAAATATACGCATTTCTTCACTCGAAAACGTTTGGCCAGGATTACAAATTAAAAACAAGATTTAGAGCTATGTTTGAACACTATTTGTTCAGAGGAAATTTTGAAAACGTTAGAGGACAAATCAGCAAAAGTTGCTGAAACAGAAACGGTAGAGAATTTTAAAACTCACAACATTGCTTTTTTGATATTTTGTAGTCCGGTGGAAAAATTTGTAGGAAAATGCATTACAAGTTCAAGTTGAGGAAAAaacttaaccgaggcgggcttcataaaataaccgcctcggttaatattaaccgaggtggtccGTGTGCTCCGCCTGCCCCGGTTAATGTTTGCCTATATAACCCCCCCCTGCCGGCCAGTTTCAAATCTCGCCGCGACGCCGTTTCCCTAGCGCCATCCCCGCACCGccacccgcgccgccacctctgcGCCGCCACTCCTGCACCGCCCTAATAATATTAAAGAAGTAAAATTTCTCTCCACAAATTTTTCTTGTCCACCTTCCTCTAATTGCCCGGAAAGTGGAGATTTTCTTCCTCTAATCGCGTTGAGAAGCAATATGTATTGTTTAATCATGGAATTCCGGGAGTATaaaaaaatgaagcaatgcaCACAGTTACATGTAAAAAGCATACATTTACTAGGCTTAGCTTTTTGAGAGGATTCTTACCTTCAATCCTGGATTCGTTACCCTTTGGTAATCAAATTCAACTTCTGGGATGCGAGAAATCTTGTGGGCATCCTCCCCCTTGCATCTCTTAACCAGCCTTGGATAGTCTCTAATGGACAGTCTCTTCAAGGTGGTAAGGTTTCGTATGCTTTCAGGAAAACATGCCAGCTTGGGCGGGGACCAGATGAATAATTCTTCAAGGGCAATGAGCTGCCCCAGCCATTCCGGCAGTATCTCCAGGTTGGGTAAATACAAAAGTAGCCCTCTGAGAGAGGGGAACCAGCATAGACTGGCCTCCGGCAAGGACAATAATGAGCTGTCGTATGCCAAAGACATTCAATTCCTCAAGGGTGGAAAGGTGTTGAAGTCAACCACGGCGGGGTCACGGTGTGCCACCGAGAGGGGAGAGGGCGCCACCACATGAGGACGGTAGAAGCTAGGCCCTAGGTGTTGGGTCGCGGTGAGCCGCCTTGGAAGGAGGGGTGTCAGCCGCCACACGGGGACCATCCATCTCGAATCTTTAAGGAAAATGGCCTCATTaagccattgttttgtgattttggtgattgagtaacaacgcaatcaatgggactaatgcgTTTATCAAGTAAACAttaatagatcccagggatgaagcaaaaaggacaagcaaagcaaaacacgaagaaagaacacaaagaaaccctgaattggacgagttctgcaagaATCAGTTgtatcggttgaaccggtgagccagcaccggtctatccggtggggctcggatgcaccggtgccctaGCACCGGAGCAAGTTGCAGTGCTGGTGCCAGCAAGCCGTGTGGCACCGGATGCACCAGTGGTGCCAAGATGTTGCACCGGTGCAAGCACCATGTCATGCATCAGACAGCATGTCAAGTGGCCTGGACGAagttcttcagcaccggatgaacccgTGGTACACCGGaagaagcaccggtgcaattccGGGACAGTTGGAAGGAAGAGAagctgcaccggatgaaccggtgacaaAGCACCGGTCTATCTGGTGATGCCACATCAGACTGTCAGAGACCCAACGGCAA includes:
- the LOC120694062 gene encoding uncharacterized protein LOC120694062, translating into MLRMLADTYPEGNKVPANAYRAKKMIRPVSMKFKKFHACTNYCILYRGKYENLQSCPHYGASQNKRNAGCCADVDDEGPKSWQKKKKTAKQIPVLEDEEEEGYVQRKSPALSVWYLPAIDRLRALFGNLEDAKLMSWHASAERIKGDSKLRHPTDGKQWKSFNAKFTKEFGDEARNVRIALSTDGMNPFGDLSSSHSTWPVILTIYNLPPYLCQKRRYILLTILISGPKQPGNDIDVFLEPLMEDMKMLWEDGVKMMDASVKKEFTLKSIIFVTITDYPGLFALSGQVKGKSSYVVCIDEFGKKKKSKEDGTTAKKKRKRDQMEEKQPPVTPVPFKKQSCFFKPELHPTLAAQSRKVDLPGTCYNLTTDEKRAVCLWLRAVKVPTGFSSNIKSLVSMKDLTLTSFNAHDCHIMLTVFLPIVIRAIGPEYVKMVITRLGYFFNWITQKVIDEAELPGMKQFIVETICQLEMCFPLSFFDIMPHLMMHMVDQI